The following proteins come from a genomic window of Pyxidicoccus sp. MSG2:
- a CDS encoding aldo/keto reductase has translation MEKHPFGGTGVRVPVLGQGTWQMEEDDRAGAIRALRTGLDLGLTHVDTAELYGHGRVEETIVSEAIAGRRDEVFLVSKVMPSNASYAGTLAACERSLKRLRTDRLDCYLLHWPGPHPLEDTVRAFEKLVADGKIRSWGVSNFGVEELEEALALSGPGRIACNQVLYHLEERAIEHGVLPWCEARGVAVVGYSPFGNGNFPQPDSKGGKVLGAIARAHGVSPYQVALRFLVRRPSLFAIPKASREAHMRDNAAAASLKLSAEELARIDAAFPLGPDSGELPVI, from the coding sequence ATGGAGAAGCACCCGTTTGGTGGCACCGGTGTGCGGGTTCCCGTGCTGGGGCAGGGGACGTGGCAGATGGAGGAGGACGACCGGGCAGGCGCCATCCGCGCGCTCCGGACCGGGTTGGACCTGGGCCTGACGCACGTGGACACGGCCGAGCTGTACGGGCACGGCCGGGTGGAGGAGACCATTGTCTCCGAGGCGATTGCCGGCCGCCGCGACGAGGTGTTCCTCGTGTCGAAGGTGATGCCCTCCAACGCCTCCTACGCGGGCACGCTGGCCGCGTGTGAGCGGAGCCTGAAGCGGCTGCGCACCGACAGGCTGGACTGCTACCTGCTGCACTGGCCGGGGCCGCACCCGCTGGAGGACACGGTGCGCGCCTTCGAGAAGCTGGTGGCGGACGGGAAGATTCGCTCGTGGGGCGTGAGCAACTTCGGCGTGGAGGAACTGGAAGAAGCGCTCGCCCTGTCAGGGCCGGGCCGCATCGCCTGCAACCAGGTGCTGTATCACCTGGAGGAGCGGGCGATTGAGCACGGAGTGCTTCCGTGGTGCGAGGCGCGGGGCGTGGCGGTGGTGGGCTACAGCCCCTTCGGCAACGGCAACTTCCCCCAGCCTGACAGCAAGGGCGGCAAGGTGCTGGGGGCCATTGCCCGCGCGCACGGCGTCAGCCCGTACCAGGTGGCGCTGCGGTTCCTCGTGCGCCGGCCCTCGCTGTTCGCCATTCCCAAGGCCAGCCGCGAGGCCCACATGCGCGACAACGCCGCGGCCGCGTCGCTGAAGCTGTCCGCCGAGGAGCTGGCCCGCATCGACGCGGCCTTCCCGCTCGGCCCCGACAGCGGCGAGCTGCCCGTCATCTGA